CTCCCGCATCTCCGCCGACACCACACCCAGCAGCGCCAGACGGGCATCGGTAAGCAGCGGATCACCTAAATCATCGTCCTTGTAATAAAGATCCAACAGGGCTGGATCGAGGGCTGTTCCCTGGGCAATCGGCGTTTCCCGGCAGAGGGAGCCGGTGGCGGTGTTGCGCAGCACCACTTCCACAGGGATCACAGCCACCCGCTGCACCGCCATCCAGGTGTCGTTCACCAGACCCTGGTAGTGCGTGGGGATGCCCTGCGCGTCCAGCAGCTCGAACAAACAAGCGGAGATCTGACAGTTCAGACGCCCCTTGTCGTCGAGCTGGGCCTTTTTTTGGGCATTGAAGGCCGTGGCGTCGTTCTTGAACTCCACCAGCACCTGTTGATCGTTGTCGCAGGAGTAGATGCGCTTGGCCTTGCCCTCGTAGAGGAGATCACCGTGGGGGATGGTCATGGCTGGTCGTCGACACCGGACGCGCCGGCTTCAGGATTCGGCGATTCTCCCAGCGCGGCGTGCCCCCCCGGCTCCCGGGGGGAGCGCAGCTGCTGCTCAAGCTGCTGACGTTGCTCCGGGTTCAGCCGTGGATCGTCCGTCTCCAGCTCGAGCAGGGTGAACTGGTCATCCACACGCGTGGCCAGACGACGCAGGCGCTGCCTCGGCCGCTCACCACTGCCGCCGTTGGCCAGCTCCAATCGCAATTGCAGACGCAGCAGCTCCTCCGCCAGGCTCCAGGCCTGTTCGGCAGCCGCCTGATCCAGCGCAGTCTCCAACAGAGGTGCGCTGCGATCCGGTTCGACTTGCGCCAGCAGGTCCGCGACGATCGCCAGCCGGCGAGCGGCCACCGTGCCGGGCGTGCGACCGGCCAGCAGTGTCTGCACCGCATCCAGCGGCTGGCCGGACGCGACCTGTGCCTGCGCCAGCACATCCAGGCCGGACCGCACCAGGGGCTGTCCCTGCGCGTCCCGACCCACCACCAGCTGCTCCGCTTCCAGACGACCGGGCTGTCCGTCGGCCAGTCGCAACAGCGCCAAGATGGCGCGCTCCTGATCCAGTGCTGCACTAGCGGCATGCCAGGAGAGCAGCAGCCATTCGCGCCGTTGACGCGCTGAACCTGGCCCGTAACGACTCAGCACGCGCTGCGCACCGACCGGGTCCTTGCAGGTCATCAGAGCCCTGGCGTTCTCCATCACCACCGAGAACGGCTGGGGAGCCGGCGCCACCTCCATCAGGCGATCGCGCAGCTGCTGCAGCCGCTCATTGACACCGAAACTGGCGGACTGCTCGCAGGCCTGCTGCAACGCAGACAGGTCACCCTCCAGCAGAAGCGCGTCAAAGGCCTCCTGTGCCATTGGCAGCGAGGCGGATGCAGGGGTGGACTGCAGCGGAGTCACCACAGGAGCCGCCGCCAGCAGCAATGACAGGGGCAAAGGGAGCAATCCCATGGGCTGGCAGGCGCTCAACAAAGATGGAACGGTCTCTCCAATGCCGACAGCGAAGGCTGACCGCGCCGGAGCGACGATCAAACCTAAGGGTCTTCGCCCGCCACGCCTGCCTCCATGGCCCATTCCAGTCCCCGTCCCCAAGCCCTGCCTTCTCTTCGACATCTGCTGGTGGTGGGCGGCGGCGGCCGCGAACAGGCCTTGGCCTGGGCCCTGCGCCGCTGCCCGGGAGTGGAGGCGGTCTGGGTGACGCCCGGCAATGGCGGCACTGCTGCGCTGGGTGACTGCAGGCAGTTGAATGTTGGCGAATGCGACGCCAACGGCCTGATTGCCGCCTGCCGCGAGCAGGCGATTGATCTGGTGGTGATCGGACCTGAAGCGCCCCTCGCGGCCGGGGTGGCCGATCGCCTGCGCGACGCCGGCCTGGCGGTCTTTGGACCTTCCGCCGCCGGCGCGCAGCTGGAAGCCAGCAAAGCCTGGGCCAAGGCCTTGATGCAGGAGGCGGACATTCCCACCGCAGGCCACTGGGCTGTGGCCGATGCCGACGAGGGCCTCGCGGTGCTCGAGCGCATTCAACGGCCGCTGGTCGTCAAGGCCGACGGCCTGGCCGCCGGCAAGGGCGTCACCGTGGCGGAAACCATCGAAGAATCCGCAACCGCCATCCGTGAAGCCTTCGCCGGTCGTTTCGGTGCTGCCGGCGAGCGGGTGGTGCTGGAGGAACGGTTGCAGGGGCCGGAAGTGTCGGTGTTCGCCCTCTGTGATGGGAAGCGGATGGTGCTGCTTCCTCCCGCCCAGGACCACAAACGATTGCTGGAAGGAGATCGCGGCCCCAACACCGGTGGCATGGGTGCCTATGCCCCCGCCCCCCTTCTGGACCAAGCAGGACTCGAACAGGTGCGTGCACTGGTGCTCGAGCCCACGCTCAAGGCCCTGCAAGCCAAAGGGATTCAATACAGAGGCGTGATTTACGCCGGTCTGATGCTCACGGCAGAAGGCCCCCAGGTGATCGAATTCAACTGCCGATTCGGCGACCCCGAGTGCCAGACCCTGATGCCATTGCTTGGCCCGGAACTGGCTCAAGTGCTTCAGGCCTGCGCCTTGGGTTGTCTCGACCTCGCCCCCAGCCTGTCGATCACCGAGGCCTGCAGTGCCTGCATCGTGGCCGCTGCCGAGGGCTACCCAGACGCACCACGCAAGGGGGATGCCATTCAACTTCAGAACGATGCCGATGCCAGCCGGCAGCTGTTCCATGCCGGCACACGCCTTCAGGACAACGGCGCGCTGGTGACAGCCGGGGGGCGAGTGCTGACCCAGGTGGCCCAAGCCGAGGACTTCGACCAGGCGTTTGCCCGTGCCTACGCGGCCCTAGACCTGGTGCAGTTCGACGGCATGCAATTCCGCAGAGACATCGGCCATCAGGTCCGCCGGTCCTAGGCTGCCATCATGCATCCCGGCGGCATGGCCAGCGATCCAGAAACGGCTCCGAACAACG
This region of Synechococcus sp. NOUM97013 genomic DNA includes:
- the purC gene encoding phosphoribosylaminoimidazolesuccinocarboxamide synthase produces the protein MTIPHGDLLYEGKAKRIYSCDNDQQVLVEFKNDATAFNAQKKAQLDDKGRLNCQISACLFELLDAQGIPTHYQGLVNDTWMAVQRVAVIPVEVVLRNTATGSLCRETPIAQGTALDPALLDLYYKDDDLGDPLLTDARLALLGVVSAEMRERIEVLARQVNAVLIPFFQSVDLQLVDFKLELGVNAAGELLVADEISPDTCRLWDLRSADVNERILDKDRFRKDLGGVIEAYGEVCKRVQGACPKPRICD
- the purD gene encoding phosphoribosylamine--glycine ligase, with translation MAHSSPRPQALPSLRHLLVVGGGGREQALAWALRRCPGVEAVWVTPGNGGTAALGDCRQLNVGECDANGLIAACREQAIDLVVIGPEAPLAAGVADRLRDAGLAVFGPSAAGAQLEASKAWAKALMQEADIPTAGHWAVADADEGLAVLERIQRPLVVKADGLAAGKGVTVAETIEESATAIREAFAGRFGAAGERVVLEERLQGPEVSVFALCDGKRMVLLPPAQDHKRLLEGDRGPNTGGMGAYAPAPLLDQAGLEQVRALVLEPTLKALQAKGIQYRGVIYAGLMLTAEGPQVIEFNCRFGDPECQTLMPLLGPELAQVLQACALGCLDLAPSLSITEACSACIVAAAEGYPDAPRKGDAIQLQNDADASRQLFHAGTRLQDNGALVTAGGRVLTQVAQAEDFDQAFARAYAALDLVQFDGMQFRRDIGHQVRRS